A region of Leifsonia xyli DNA encodes the following proteins:
- a CDS encoding RNA polymerase subunit sigma-54: protein MDINIIGRNLDITDRFREYATEKSDKVAHLAERAISFEIKVSRHNEKLGNVSGDDRVELTLVGPRAVVRSEATGQDKYAAFDIALGKLLERVRRAKDRRKVHRGQHRPTSLREASTDGFSAVGLAAAPVAVLDQVRTGATPAASDEVTETAEAEEEYCPVVIRKKVFASIPMTVDDALYYMELVGHDFYLFVDQETQRPSVVYRRKGWDYGVISLDDEAEELQEVATAARKLG from the coding sequence ATGGACATCAACATCATCGGACGCAACCTGGATATCACTGATCGTTTCCGGGAGTACGCCACCGAGAAATCGGACAAGGTCGCGCACCTGGCCGAACGAGCGATCTCGTTCGAGATCAAAGTGAGTCGTCACAACGAGAAGCTGGGCAACGTCAGCGGCGATGACCGCGTCGAACTCACTCTCGTCGGCCCCAGGGCGGTGGTGAGATCCGAGGCGACGGGCCAGGACAAGTACGCGGCTTTCGACATCGCGCTCGGCAAGCTCCTCGAGAGAGTCCGTCGCGCGAAGGATCGCCGAAAGGTCCATCGCGGGCAGCACCGGCCGACCTCGTTGCGCGAGGCCAGCACCGACGGCTTCAGCGCGGTGGGTCTGGCGGCGGCTCCGGTCGCCGTGCTCGACCAGGTCCGAACCGGCGCAACACCCGCTGCATCCGATGAGGTGACGGAGACCGCGGAGGCGGAGGAGGAGTACTGCCCCGTCGTCATCCGCAAGAAGGTCTTCGCGTCCATTCCCATGACCGTCGACGACGCGCTCTATTACATGGAACTCGTCGGTCACGACTTCTATCTGTTCGTCGACCAGGAGACCCAGCGTCCGAGCGTGGTCTACCGCCGCAAGGGCTGGGACTACGGCGTCATCTCGCTCGACGATGAGGCCGAGGAGCTCCAGGAGGTCGCCACGGCGGCGCGCAAGCTCGGCTGA
- a CDS encoding preprotein translocase subunit SecA: protein MASVLEKVLRVGEGRTLRRLEAYAKAVNALEDDFSELTDEELAHETVELRERYGNGESLDDLLPEAFAAVREAAKRTLGMRHFDVQIMGGAALHLGNIAEMKTGEGKTLVATTAAYLNAIGSRGVHVVTVNDYLASYQSELMGRVFRALGMTTGVILAGQTPEERREMYAADITYGTNNEFGFDYLRDNMAWQASDMVQRGHFFAIVDEVDSILIDEARTPLIISGPSSGEANRWFNEFANLAKRLTPEVDYEVDEKKRTVGVLEPGIEKVEDYLGIDNLYESANTPLISFLNNAIKANALFKRDKDYVVMNGEVLIVDEHTGRILVGRRYNEGIHQAIEAKEGVEVKAENQTLATVTLQNYFRLYKKLSGMTGTAETEAAEFMSTYKLGVVPIPTNKPMQRIDQSDLVYKNEKAKFDQVVEDIVKRHEKGQPVLVGTTSVEKSEYLSRLLAKKGVRHEVLNAKNHAREAAIVAQAGRLGAVTVATNMAGRGTDIMLGGNSEFIAVAEMNARGLSPVETPDEYEAAWEEVFENVKAQVAEEAEKVIEAGGLYVLGTERHESRRIDNQLRGRSGRQGDPGESRFYLSLTDDLMRLFNAGAAESLMGRSSVPDDMAIESKVVSRAIRSAQSQVEARNAEIRKNVLKYDDVLNRQREAIYSDRRHILEGDDLHERVQQFLTDVIDDILDQHTGEGSGDDWDFDALWAELKTLYPVSVTIDEVIAEAGNKGRINRDFMRREILSDAKIAYQRREESLGSPAMRELERRVVLSVIDRRWRDHLYEMDYLKDGIGLRAMAQRDPLVEYQREGFAMFQQMMGAIREETIGFLFNLEVEVNQAPGEVEQPAVAAKGLTRGEGDTALSYSAPAEQGGVEVRNQRGQVEQAATARAQRAQQQQAAPAAPAQGATQRGAFGQRVQEPSDDAPANRAERRAQAKKR from the coding sequence GTGGCCTCAGTTCTTGAAAAGGTCCTTCGTGTCGGCGAGGGCCGGACCCTCCGTCGGCTGGAGGCGTATGCCAAAGCGGTCAACGCCCTCGAAGACGACTTCAGCGAACTCACCGACGAAGAGCTCGCGCACGAGACGGTCGAACTGCGCGAGCGCTACGGCAACGGCGAATCGCTCGACGACCTCCTCCCCGAGGCGTTCGCGGCGGTGCGCGAAGCGGCGAAACGCACGCTCGGGATGCGGCACTTCGACGTGCAGATCATGGGCGGCGCCGCCCTGCACCTCGGCAACATCGCTGAGATGAAGACCGGTGAGGGCAAGACCCTGGTGGCGACGACCGCGGCCTACCTGAACGCGATCGGCAGCCGCGGTGTCCACGTCGTCACAGTCAATGACTACCTCGCGAGCTACCAGTCCGAGCTCATGGGGCGCGTCTTCCGTGCCCTCGGCATGACGACCGGCGTCATCCTCGCCGGCCAGACCCCGGAGGAGCGCCGCGAGATGTATGCGGCCGACATCACCTACGGCACGAACAACGAGTTCGGCTTCGACTACCTGCGCGACAACATGGCGTGGCAGGCGAGCGACATGGTGCAGCGCGGCCACTTCTTCGCGATCGTCGACGAGGTCGACTCGATCCTCATCGACGAGGCCCGCACGCCGCTGATCATCTCAGGGCCGTCCTCCGGCGAGGCGAACCGCTGGTTCAACGAGTTCGCGAACCTCGCCAAGCGCCTCACCCCCGAGGTCGACTACGAGGTGGACGAGAAGAAGCGCACCGTCGGCGTGCTCGAGCCGGGCATCGAGAAGGTCGAGGACTACCTCGGCATCGACAACCTCTACGAGTCGGCGAACACCCCGCTCATCTCGTTCCTCAACAACGCGATCAAAGCCAACGCCCTGTTCAAGCGCGACAAGGACTACGTCGTCATGAACGGCGAGGTCCTGATCGTCGACGAGCACACCGGCCGCATCCTGGTCGGCCGTCGCTACAACGAGGGCATCCACCAGGCGATCGAGGCGAAGGAGGGCGTCGAGGTCAAGGCCGAGAACCAGACCCTCGCCACCGTGACGCTGCAGAACTACTTCCGCCTCTACAAGAAGCTGTCCGGCATGACCGGTACCGCCGAGACCGAGGCGGCCGAGTTCATGAGCACCTACAAGCTCGGCGTCGTCCCCATCCCGACCAACAAGCCGATGCAGCGCATCGACCAGTCCGACCTCGTCTACAAGAACGAGAAGGCCAAGTTCGACCAGGTCGTCGAGGACATCGTCAAGCGCCACGAGAAGGGCCAGCCGGTCCTCGTCGGCACGACCTCGGTCGAGAAGAGCGAGTACCTGTCCCGCCTGCTCGCCAAGAAGGGCGTGCGCCACGAGGTGCTCAACGCGAAGAACCACGCGCGTGAGGCGGCCATCGTCGCCCAGGCCGGCCGTCTCGGCGCGGTCACGGTGGCCACCAACATGGCCGGCCGTGGAACGGACATCATGCTCGGCGGCAACTCCGAGTTCATCGCGGTCGCCGAGATGAACGCACGCGGACTGTCCCCGGTCGAGACGCCGGACGAGTACGAGGCCGCCTGGGAGGAGGTCTTCGAGAACGTCAAGGCGCAGGTCGCCGAAGAGGCGGAGAAGGTCATCGAGGCCGGCGGCCTCTACGTGCTCGGCACCGAGCGCCACGAGTCGCGTCGTATCGACAACCAGCTGCGCGGACGGTCCGGCCGTCAGGGCGACCCGGGCGAGAGCCGGTTCTACCTGTCGCTCACCGACGACCTCATGCGTCTGTTCAACGCGGGCGCGGCCGAGAGTCTGATGGGCCGCAGCAGCGTCCCCGACGACATGGCCATCGAGTCGAAGGTCGTCAGCCGCGCCATCCGCAGCGCCCAGTCGCAGGTCGAGGCGCGCAACGCCGAGATCCGCAAGAACGTGCTCAAGTACGACGACGTCCTCAACCGGCAGCGCGAGGCGATCTACAGCGACCGCCGCCACATCCTCGAGGGCGACGACCTGCACGAGCGCGTGCAGCAGTTCCTCACCGACGTCATCGACGACATCCTCGACCAGCACACCGGCGAGGGCAGCGGCGACGACTGGGACTTCGATGCGCTGTGGGCCGAGCTCAAGACCCTCTACCCGGTCAGCGTCACCATCGACGAGGTCATCGCGGAGGCGGGCAACAAGGGCCGCATCAACCGCGACTTCATGCGCCGCGAGATCCTCTCCGACGCCAAGATCGCCTACCAGCGCCGTGAGGAGTCGCTGGGATCGCCCGCGATGCGCGAGCTGGAGCGGCGCGTGGTGCTCTCGGTGATCGACCGCCGCTGGCGCGACCACCTCTACGAGATGGACTACCTCAAGGACGGCATCGGCCTGCGCGCCATGGCGCAGCGCGACCCGCTGGTCGAGTACCAGCGCGAGGGCTTCGCGATGTTCCAGCAGATGATGGGCGCGATCCGCGAGGAGACCATCGGCTTCCTGTTCAACCTGGAGGTGGAGGTAAACCAGGCCCCCGGCGAGGTGGAGCAGCCGGCGGTCGCCGCGAAGGGCCTCACCCGCGGCGAGGGCGACACCGCGCTCAGCTACTCCGCGCCGGCCGAGCAGGGCGGCGTCGAGGTGCGCAACCAGCGCGGCCAGGTCGAGCAGGCCGCGACCGCTCGTGCCCAGCGTGCGCAGCAGCAGCAGGCCGCGCCCGCCGCGCCGGCACAGGGAGCCACGCAGCGCGGCGCCTTCGGCCAGCGCGTGCAGGAGCCGTCGGACGACGCGCCTGCGAACCGCGCCGAGCGCCGGGCCCAGGCCAAGAAGCGCTGA
- a CDS encoding ATPase produces the protein MSTLSDLVHAHGRSSEADVEWLHGLVGDWQLLADLAFADIVLWVPTADDDFVAVAHARPSSAATLFYRDFVGQRIKPEWRQQVTDAYSSKRIIDTSAPDWFEETPTRVRAVPVIRRLSVHSPETADEPVAVITRHTNLSEARTPSRQELTFNECANDLFNMIATGDFPDLGAPAAPRRGAPRAADGLIRLDVDGITTFASPNALSAFNRMGFTDELEGESLAAVTTGLLTGTITTDESLPLVVTGRAPWRTDIEARGVTVSLRAIPIRNRGERVGAIVLCRDVSEQRHQERELITKDATIREIHHRVKNNLQTVASLLRIQARRTHSEEAREALSQAMRRVAAIAVVHDTLSTGLAQIVDFDDVFDRVLLLVAEVAASHTTTVHPKKTGRFGQLPSEYATPLALALTELVTNAVEHGLAGREGQVEIIAKRSDDSLTVKVVDNGSGLPEGKVGSGLGTQIVRTLIQGELGGAIDWHTLMGQGTEVTIEVPLRYLTKL, from the coding sequence GTGTCGACGCTCAGTGATCTCGTTCATGCCCACGGCCGCTCCTCGGAGGCCGACGTCGAGTGGCTGCACGGGCTGGTGGGCGACTGGCAGCTGCTCGCCGACCTCGCCTTCGCCGACATCGTCCTCTGGGTCCCGACGGCCGACGACGACTTCGTCGCCGTGGCGCACGCGCGTCCCTCATCCGCGGCGACCTTGTTCTACCGCGACTTCGTCGGCCAGCGCATCAAGCCCGAGTGGCGGCAGCAGGTCACCGACGCCTACTCGTCCAAGCGGATCATCGACACGTCGGCGCCGGACTGGTTCGAGGAGACGCCCACCCGGGTGCGCGCCGTCCCCGTCATCCGCCGGCTCTCCGTCCACTCGCCCGAGACCGCGGACGAGCCTGTGGCCGTCATCACGCGCCACACCAACCTGAGCGAGGCGCGCACTCCGAGCCGCCAGGAGCTCACTTTCAACGAGTGCGCCAACGACCTCTTCAACATGATCGCGACGGGCGACTTCCCCGACCTCGGCGCTCCGGCCGCCCCGCGCCGCGGCGCCCCGCGAGCGGCGGACGGCCTCATCCGCCTCGATGTGGACGGCATCACGACCTTCGCGAGCCCCAACGCGCTGAGCGCGTTCAACCGCATGGGCTTCACCGACGAGCTCGAGGGCGAGTCCCTGGCAGCGGTGACGACCGGCCTGCTGACGGGCACGATCACGACCGACGAGTCGCTGCCGCTCGTCGTCACGGGCCGCGCTCCCTGGCGCACCGACATCGAGGCGCGCGGCGTCACCGTCTCGCTGCGTGCCATCCCGATCCGCAACCGGGGGGAGCGCGTGGGCGCGATCGTGCTGTGCCGCGACGTCTCCGAGCAGCGCCACCAGGAGCGGGAGCTCATCACGAAGGACGCGACGATCCGCGAGATCCACCACCGCGTCAAGAACAACCTTCAGACCGTGGCGTCGCTGCTGCGCATCCAAGCCCGACGCACGCACTCGGAGGAGGCGCGCGAGGCCCTCAGCCAGGCCATGCGCCGCGTGGCCGCCATCGCGGTCGTGCACGACACCCTGTCCACCGGTCTCGCGCAGATCGTCGACTTCGACGACGTGTTCGACCGGGTGCTGCTGCTCGTGGCCGAGGTCGCGGCCAGCCACACCACGACCGTGCACCCCAAGAAGACGGGCAGGTTCGGGCAGCTGCCGTCGGAATACGCCACCCCGCTCGCCCTGGCGCTCACCGAGCTCGTCACCAACGCGGTCGAGCACGGACTCGCCGGCCGGGAGGGCCAGGTCGAGATCATCGCGAAGCGGTCGGACGACTCGCTGACGGTGAAGGTCGTCGACAACGGCTCCGGGCTTCCGGAGGGCAAGGTCGGTTCGGGCCTGGGCACCCAGATCGTGAGGACGCTGATCCAGGGGGAGCTCGGAGGAGCGATCGACTGGCACACGCTCATGGGGCAGGGCACCGAGGTGACCATCGAGGTCCCGCTGCGCTACCTGACCAAGCTCTGA
- a CDS encoding WhiB family transcriptional regulator — translation MDWRDKAACLTADPELFFPVGNTGPAVDQIDKAKAVCARCTVTEICLQYALETGQDSGVWGGLSEDERRALKRRAARARRAS, via the coding sequence ATGGATTGGCGCGACAAAGCCGCCTGCCTCACCGCAGACCCTGAACTCTTCTTCCCGGTGGGCAACACCGGGCCGGCGGTGGACCAGATCGACAAGGCCAAGGCCGTCTGCGCGCGCTGCACCGTGACCGAGATCTGCCTGCAGTACGCCCTAGAGACGGGTCAGGACTCGGGCGTCTGGGGCGGTCTCTCCGAGGACGAGCGCCGCGCTCTCAAGCGCCGCGCCGCCCGCGCCCGCCGCGCTTCCTGA
- a CDS encoding ABC transporter substrate-binding protein: MFATLAVGVTAALALAGCAGGSSSSSGGGDASIAIGSLYEPVNLDNTAGGGQGVTEALNGNVYEGLFKLTDDGKVEPLLATKYTTSEDGLTYTFTLRDGVKFHSGKALTSADVKSSIERVTAEDSQSARKSQLAVISDIATPDDKTVKITLKSRSISLPYNLSYVWIYGPGTKNYKTAEDGTGPYTLGTWKRGSSLSLERWSGYWGDKAKNKEVEFDYFTDASALSNALQTKQVDIVTSIQSPDALSTFKGNKDYTISDGKSTTKELLAFNDKVAPFNNTEVRKAVYSAIDTKKLLNSIWGDYGTLIGSMVPPSDPWYEDLTKVNPYDVNLAKKELAEAGFANGFTFTLDTPTYDPHPAVAEFLKSELAKVGITVNINSISADEWYTKVFKNHDFTATLQEHVNDRDVVWYGNPDFYWGYDNPQVTQWVNEAEQATTTAEQTAKLKQVNEQIAKDAASAWLYLYPQIVVADSNVTGYPVNGLNSQFFAYDIVKK; encoded by the coding sequence CTGTTCGCGACGCTCGCCGTCGGTGTCACCGCCGCCTTGGCGCTGGCCGGCTGCGCGGGCGGCTCGTCGTCCTCCTCGGGCGGCGGTGACGCCTCCATCGCGATCGGCTCGCTCTACGAGCCGGTCAACCTCGACAACACCGCCGGCGGCGGCCAGGGCGTCACCGAGGCGCTCAACGGGAACGTCTACGAGGGCCTGTTCAAGCTCACCGACGACGGCAAGGTCGAGCCGCTGCTCGCGACCAAGTACACGACCAGCGAGGACGGCCTGACCTACACGTTCACGCTGCGCGACGGCGTGAAGTTCCACTCCGGCAAGGCGCTGACCAGCGCGGACGTGAAGAGCAGCATCGAACGCGTCACCGCCGAGGACTCGCAGTCTGCCCGCAAGTCGCAGCTCGCGGTGATCTCCGACATCGCGACGCCCGACGACAAGACGGTGAAGATCACGCTGAAGTCGCGCTCGATCTCGCTGCCCTACAACCTCAGCTACGTGTGGATCTACGGCCCCGGCACGAAGAACTACAAGACCGCCGAGGACGGCACCGGTCCCTACACGCTGGGAACCTGGAAGCGCGGAAGCTCGCTCAGCCTCGAGCGCTGGAGCGGCTACTGGGGCGACAAGGCCAAGAACAAAGAGGTGGAGTTCGACTACTTCACCGACGCGTCGGCCCTGTCGAACGCCCTCCAGACCAAGCAGGTCGACATCGTCACGAGCATCCAGAGCCCGGATGCGCTCAGCACCTTCAAGGGCAACAAGGACTACACGATCTCCGACGGCAAGTCGACGACCAAGGAGCTCCTGGCGTTCAACGACAAGGTCGCGCCCTTCAACAACACCGAGGTGCGCAAGGCCGTCTACTCCGCGATCGACACCAAGAAGCTGCTGAACTCCATCTGGGGCGACTACGGCACGCTCATCGGCTCCATGGTCCCGCCGAGCGACCCCTGGTACGAGGACCTCACCAAGGTGAACCCGTACGACGTCAACCTGGCCAAGAAGGAGCTGGCCGAGGCCGGCTTCGCGAACGGCTTCACCTTCACGCTGGACACCCCGACCTACGACCCGCACCCCGCGGTGGCGGAGTTCCTGAAGAGCGAGCTCGCCAAGGTCGGCATCACGGTGAACATCAACTCCATCTCGGCCGACGAGTGGTACACGAAGGTGTTCAAGAACCACGACTTCACCGCGACGCTGCAGGAGCACGTCAACGACCGCGACGTAGTCTGGTACGGCAACCCGGACTTCTACTGGGGTTACGACAACCCGCAGGTGACCCAGTGGGTGAACGAGGCCGAGCAGGCCACCACCACCGCGGAGCAGACGGCGAAGCTGAAGCAGGTCAACGAGCAGATCGCGAAGGATGCGGCCAGCGCCTGGCTGTACCTCTACCCGCAGATCGTCGTGGCCGACAGCAACGTCACCGGCTACCCGGTCAACGGTCTGAACTCGCAGTTCTTCGCCTACGACATCGTCAAGAAGTAA
- a CDS encoding ABC transporter permease — protein sequence MALYLVRRTAFLVVSLLLAMVVLFFLLRVLPGDPSNALLSVGATKEQIVAAQRQVGSDQPLLQQFFAWFGSLLTLNLGESFISSLPVGPEIAARLSVTVPLTLLSFALALVLALPIGFVAAWKADRWYGVALSAFSQLGIAVPVFWVGILLVDVFAITLGWFPSGGFPRDDWQDPSAALTSLALPVVTIAIVMSASISRYVRSATLDVIGSDYLRNARALGSGFSRAMWRHGVRNGAVPVISVLGIELATTFLGAVVVESVFTLPGLGSMLLKAIEQHDYPNIQGILFVSTLLVLIVGFLADIAQRLVDPRLRRSISGNV from the coding sequence ATGGCTCTCTACCTCGTCCGTCGCACCGCGTTCCTCGTGGTCTCGCTGCTGCTGGCCATGGTGGTGCTCTTCTTCCTGCTCCGGGTGCTTCCTGGCGACCCGTCCAACGCACTGTTGTCGGTGGGCGCCACCAAGGAGCAGATCGTGGCTGCGCAGCGCCAGGTCGGCAGCGATCAGCCGCTGCTGCAGCAGTTCTTCGCGTGGTTCGGCAGCCTCCTTACGCTGAACCTGGGGGAGTCGTTCATCAGCTCCCTGCCGGTCGGGCCCGAGATCGCCGCGCGGCTGTCGGTGACGGTTCCGCTCACGCTCCTCTCGTTCGCGCTCGCCCTCGTGCTCGCGCTGCCGATCGGCTTCGTCGCCGCGTGGAAGGCCGACCGCTGGTACGGGGTGGCGCTGTCCGCGTTCTCGCAGCTCGGCATCGCCGTGCCGGTGTTCTGGGTCGGCATCCTGCTGGTGGATGTGTTCGCCATCACCCTGGGGTGGTTCCCGTCGGGCGGGTTCCCGCGCGACGACTGGCAGGATCCGTCGGCCGCGCTGACCTCGCTCGCGCTGCCGGTGGTCACGATCGCGATCGTGATGAGCGCGTCCATCTCCCGCTACGTACGCAGCGCGACGCTGGATGTGATCGGCAGCGACTACCTGCGGAACGCCCGCGCTCTCGGGTCGGGTTTCTCGCGGGCGATGTGGCGTCATGGTGTCCGCAATGGCGCCGTGCCGGTGATTTCGGTGCTCGGCATCGAGTTGGCGACGACGTTCCTCGGCGCGGTGGTCGTCGAGAGCGTGTTCACCCTGCCTGGGCTGGGCAGCATGCTGTTGAAGGCGATCGAGCAGCACGACTATCCGAACATCCAGGGCATCCTGTTCGTCTCGACGCTGCTGGTGCTGATCGTCGGCTTCCTCGCCGACATCGCGCAGCGGCTCGTCGACCCGCGGCTGCGCCGCAGCATCTCGGGGAACGTATGA
- a CDS encoding ABC transporter permease, with amino-acid sequence MSAIVEQATEAAAPEPAGRPRRRVRRSVSLGIGLTLVGLVVIVAVVSFVWLPYAQSDTSGTRLEQPSGAHWLGTDRFGRDLMTQLMIGARIALAVGLGSVVIGAVVGITLGLLAAFATTWLDDTLSAVLDILIAFPTLLLAMLIVAAQGASLGTAIVAIGLAMSAVVARLTRVLAKRVLAQQYVTAARTSGTSWWGIIARHILPNIWPTLSVNLALQFGVAVLAEASLSYLGLGAPPPNASWGRMLQEAQGTVSTAPVGAIAPGVALVILVIGVNLVADGLRDVADPTRRRSR; translated from the coding sequence ATGAGCGCGATCGTGGAGCAGGCGACCGAGGCCGCCGCACCGGAGCCGGCCGGCCGTCCTCGCCGTCGTGTCCGGCGCTCTGTGAGCCTCGGGATCGGCCTGACGCTGGTCGGGCTCGTCGTGATCGTCGCGGTGGTCTCGTTCGTCTGGCTGCCGTACGCCCAGTCCGACACCTCCGGCACCCGGCTCGAGCAGCCGAGCGGCGCGCACTGGCTCGGGACGGACCGGTTCGGCCGCGACCTCATGACGCAGCTCATGATCGGCGCGCGCATCGCCCTCGCCGTGGGGCTCGGTTCGGTCGTCATCGGCGCTGTCGTCGGCATCACGCTCGGCCTGCTGGCGGCCTTCGCGACCACGTGGCTGGACGACACGCTGTCGGCGGTACTCGACATCCTGATCGCGTTCCCGACACTGCTGCTCGCGATGCTGATCGTCGCGGCACAGGGCGCCTCGCTCGGCACGGCGATCGTCGCCATCGGCCTGGCGATGTCGGCGGTGGTGGCACGACTGACGCGCGTGCTCGCGAAACGCGTGCTCGCGCAGCAGTACGTGACGGCGGCGCGCACGTCGGGCACATCCTGGTGGGGCATCATCGCCCGGCACATCCTGCCGAACATCTGGCCGACGCTCAGCGTCAACCTCGCGCTCCAGTTCGGCGTTGCCGTCCTCGCCGAGGCGAGCCTGTCGTACCTGGGACTGGGCGCTCCGCCTCCCAACGCGTCGTGGGGACGCATGCTCCAGGAGGCGCAGGGCACCGTCTCGACGGCACCGGTCGGGGCCATCGCGCCGGGCGTGGCGCTCGTGATCCTGGTGATCGGGGTCAACCTCGTCGCCGACGGGTTGCGGGATGTGGCCGACCCGACGCGGAGGAGGTCGCGATGA
- a CDS encoding ABC transporter ATP-binding protein, with the protein MSAQEVLLEVDGLSVATRDGVPLVNDVSFSLRGGERLSLIGESGSGKSLTSFALTGLLPEGLTATGSVVLDGVQVVGARERDLVPLRGRVTSTVFQEPLTALDPLMRLGRQVAEPLRRHLGLRGDALTRAVLDALDEVGLPEPERIARAYSWEISGGQRQRVAIAAALACRPQLLIADEPTTALDVTVQAEVLALLERLVAERGMALLFVSHDLAVVSRMAQRAIVLRGGRMVEEGPLDRLLSAPTHPYTAELVRSARELDAALEVR; encoded by the coding sequence ATGAGCGCGCAGGAGGTGCTGCTGGAGGTGGACGGCCTGTCGGTCGCGACCCGCGACGGGGTGCCGCTCGTGAACGACGTCTCGTTCAGCCTGCGGGGCGGTGAGCGGCTGAGCCTGATCGGGGAGTCGGGGTCGGGCAAGTCGCTGACCTCGTTCGCTCTCACGGGGCTGCTGCCGGAGGGGCTGACGGCAACGGGCAGCGTGGTGCTCGACGGCGTGCAGGTCGTCGGCGCTCGCGAACGCGACCTGGTGCCGCTGCGCGGACGCGTCACGTCGACCGTCTTCCAGGAGCCGTTGACCGCGCTCGACCCTCTCATGCGACTCGGGCGCCAGGTCGCCGAGCCGCTCCGGCGGCACCTGGGCCTCCGCGGCGACGCTCTCACGCGGGCGGTGCTCGACGCGCTCGACGAGGTGGGGCTGCCGGAGCCCGAGCGCATCGCGCGCGCCTACTCGTGGGAGATCTCCGGCGGCCAGCGGCAGCGCGTCGCGATCGCCGCGGCGCTCGCGTGCCGGCCGCAGCTGCTCATCGCCGACGAGCCGACCACCGCTCTCGACGTGACGGTGCAGGCCGAGGTGCTCGCCCTGCTGGAACGGCTCGTGGCGGAGCGCGGCATGGCGCTGCTCTTCGTCAGCCACGATCTCGCCGTGGTGTCCCGGATGGCGCAGCGCGCGATCGTCCTGCGCGGCGGTCGCATGGTCGAGGAGGGTCCGCTCGACCGGCTGCTGTCCGCGCCGACGCACCCGTACACGGCCGAGCTCGTCCGCAGCGCCCGTGAGCTCGATGCCGCACTGGAGGTGCGATGA
- a CDS encoding peptide ABC transporter ATP-binding protein, whose protein sequence is MTAILELRDAGFRYRRAASSALEGVSFSVQPGRSLGLVGESGAGKTTALSLLLGLTRPTSGAVLFEGEPLDPRDRQQLRRFRRTVQPVFQDPYSSLDPRQSVGRIVGEPLASLGIATGADARDRVAQALEAVALPSDAARRYPHEFSGGQRQRIAIARAIVSRPRVLLADEPVSALDVTTRIQIIDLLGELAAREDLTVVMVSHDLGVVASLCAETVVLQGGRVVEQGETRTVLGAPRDPYTQRLLASVPRLPV, encoded by the coding sequence ATGACGGCCATCCTCGAACTGCGCGATGCCGGGTTCCGGTACCGCCGTGCTGCGTCGTCTGCGCTGGAGGGCGTCTCGTTCTCCGTCCAGCCGGGGCGGAGCCTGGGGTTGGTCGGGGAGTCCGGCGCCGGGAAGACGACCGCCCTGTCGCTGCTGCTCGGGCTCACTCGGCCGACCAGCGGCGCGGTGCTGTTCGAGGGGGAGCCGCTCGATCCGCGCGACCGGCAGCAGCTCAGGCGGTTCCGGCGCACGGTGCAGCCGGTGTTCCAGGACCCGTACTCGTCCCTCGATCCGCGGCAGAGCGTCGGCCGGATCGTCGGCGAGCCGCTAGCCAGTCTCGGCATCGCGACCGGTGCCGACGCGCGCGACCGCGTGGCCCAGGCGCTCGAGGCGGTCGCCCTGCCGTCCGACGCCGCCCGCCGCTACCCGCACGAGTTCTCCGGTGGTCAGCGGCAGCGCATCGCCATCGCGCGGGCGATCGTCTCCCGTCCTCGCGTGCTGCTCGCCGACGAGCCGGTCAGCGCCCTGGATGTGACGACGCGCATCCAGATCATCGACCTGCTCGGCGAGCTCGCCGCGCGCGAGGACCTGACCGTGGTCATGGTGTCCCACGACCTGGGCGTCGTCGCGTCCCTCTGCGCCGAGACCGTCGTGCTGCAGGGCGGCCGCGTGGTCGAGCAGGGCGAGACTCGGACCGTCCTGGGCGCGCCGCGCGACCCGTACACGCAGCGCCTGCTGGCGTCCGTGCCGCGGCTGCCTGTCTAG
- a CDS encoding peroxiredoxin, with the protein MTDVRLQAGEQTPAFTLTDQDGSEVSLGDFAGKNVIVYFYPAAMTPGCTTEACDFRDNLNSLKSAGYQVIGISKDAPARNKEFQEQEGLNFPLLSDEDLAVHKEYGAYGEKKLYGKTVEGVIRSTFVVDPDGSLRLPLYNVKATGHVASLRKKLKIDA; encoded by the coding sequence ATGACGGATGTGCGACTCCAGGCGGGCGAGCAGACCCCCGCATTCACGCTGACCGACCAGGACGGTTCGGAGGTCTCGCTCGGCGACTTCGCCGGGAAGAACGTGATCGTGTACTTCTACCCGGCCGCGATGACGCCGGGCTGCACCACGGAGGCCTGCGACTTCCGCGACAACCTCAACTCGCTGAAGTCGGCGGGCTACCAGGTGATCGGCATCTCGAAGGACGCCCCTGCGCGCAACAAGGAGTTCCAGGAGCAGGAGGGCCTGAACTTCCCGCTGCTGTCGGACGAGGACCTCGCGGTGCACAAGGAGTACGGCGCCTACGGCGAGAAGAAGCTCTACGGCAAGACCGTGGAGGGCGTCATCCGCTCGACGTTCGTCGTCGACCCCGACGGGTCCCTCCGCCTGCCGCTGTACAACGTGAAGGCGACCGGACACGTCGCGTCGTTGCGCAAGAAGCTCAAGATCGACGCGTGA